In Williamwhitmania taraxaci, the genomic window CTACAGCAAGGCAAGCTACAAAAAGAAATAGCCCTGTTTATCAACCGAAGCCCTTCCGTGATATCCCGGGAGATTCGCAGGAACAGGGATGCCAAAACGGGCATTTACGAGAGCAACGTGGCGCAGCGTGCCTACGAGCGGC contains:
- a CDS encoding helix-turn-helix domain-containing protein codes for the protein MLQQGKLQKEIALFINRSPSVISREIRRNRDAKTGIYESNVAQRAYER